From one Candidatus Thioglobus sp. NP1 genomic stretch:
- the secD gene encoding protein translocase subunit SecD gives MNHYAAWKNTLIVFFLFISTLYALPNLYGSDLAIQITGAGDYIVDDNDLETINNELLENNIAFKSLGFQDKNILIRFSDSQSQLSSKALLKEKLSRNYVTALNLAPSVPQWLEGLGGKAMSLGLDLRGGVHFLLEVDMDAVISMSMDRYYNELRTTLRKDKLYKKIRKEDNLLIVSFKSEELKNQAKKIIKKDLPDLAIAEDTEQELELGLEISSTAKTTAKSSALKQNITTLRNRVNELGVAEPIIQQQGTERIVVQLPGVQDTARAKEILGAVATVEFRLVDEKNDVQTAVNSGKTPAGSKLYKFKDGRPLLLKTNVITAGENIVDASSSMDENNQPSVSIVLDGSGGRSMLDTTKEFIGYRMAVVFIENQVETLIVDGVATKKRTKTQDIINAATIQGTFSNRFQITGLDSAREATNLALLLRAGSLSAPVEIIEERTIGPSLGADNIQKGLISVLVGFALVLVFMGWRYRVFGLVANLALTLNLITIVSILSMIQATLTLPGIAGIVLTVGMAVDANVLIFERVKEELRATKNIQKAISAGYEKALLTIADANITTLIASLVLFSFGTGAIKGFAVTLSIGIITSMFTAIIVSRAVINLIYGGKKVEELSI, from the coding sequence ATGAATCATTACGCAGCCTGGAAAAATACATTAATTGTATTCTTCCTGTTTATTTCAACACTATATGCATTGCCAAACCTTTATGGCTCGGATCTTGCTATACAGATTACAGGTGCAGGTGATTATATTGTTGATGATAATGATTTAGAAACTATAAATAATGAGTTACTTGAAAATAATATTGCATTCAAATCACTAGGATTTCAGGATAAAAATATCTTGATTAGATTTAGTGATTCTCAATCTCAACTATCATCTAAAGCATTATTAAAAGAAAAACTCAGTAGAAATTATGTTACAGCTTTAAATCTTGCCCCCTCTGTTCCCCAATGGTTGGAGGGACTAGGAGGAAAAGCCATGTCTCTTGGGCTTGATCTCAGGGGCGGCGTTCATTTTTTACTGGAAGTAGATATGGATGCAGTTATTTCTATGTCTATGGATCGTTATTACAATGAATTAAGAACAACCCTTCGTAAGGATAAATTATATAAAAAAATTAGAAAAGAAGATAATCTCTTAATAGTTAGTTTTAAGAGTGAAGAGCTTAAGAATCAGGCAAAAAAAATAATTAAAAAAGATTTGCCAGACCTAGCTATTGCTGAAGATACTGAGCAAGAGCTTGAATTGGGTCTAGAAATTTCATCCACTGCTAAAACAACTGCAAAATCGAGCGCTCTTAAGCAAAATATAACGACACTTCGCAATCGTGTAAATGAATTAGGCGTTGCGGAGCCAATTATTCAGCAACAAGGTACAGAAAGAATTGTGGTCCAGCTCCCTGGAGTCCAAGATACTGCTAGGGCTAAAGAAATCTTAGGTGCAGTTGCAACAGTAGAGTTTCGTTTAGTTGACGAAAAAAATGATGTCCAAACTGCTGTCAATTCAGGAAAAACACCAGCAGGCTCTAAGTTATATAAGTTTAAAGATGGGCGGCCTTTATTGTTAAAAACTAACGTAATTACAGCTGGTGAAAATATAGTTGATGCTTCTTCAAGCATGGATGAAAATAATCAACCTAGTGTTAGTATTGTTCTTGATGGCTCTGGTGGAAGGTCTATGCTTGATACCACTAAGGAATTTATTGGTTATAGAATGGCAGTTGTGTTTATTGAGAATCAAGTCGAAACATTAATAGTGGATGGTGTTGCCACTAAAAAAAGAACTAAAACCCAAGATATTATTAATGCAGCAACAATACAGGGAACTTTTTCAAATCGCTTTCAAATAACTGGTTTAGATAGTGCTAGAGAGGCAACAAATCTTGCTCTTTTATTAAGGGCTGGATCTTTATCAGCACCTGTTGAAATTATTGAAGAAAGAACAATTGGTCCTAGCCTTGGTGCCGATAATATTCAAAAAGGTTTAATCTCAGTTCTTGTTGGATTTGCATTGGTTCTGGTTTTTATGGGATGGCGTTACCGTGTTTTTGGATTAGTTGCAAACCTTGCTCTTACGCTAAATTTAATAACAATCGTCTCAATTTTATCAATGATTCAGGCGACTCTAACATTACCAGGGATTGCAGGTATTGTTCTAACAGTTGGAATGGCAGTAGATGCTAACGTATTAATTTTTGAACGTGTCAAGGAAGAGTTACGTGCAACGAAAAATATACAAAAAGCTATTTCTGCTGGATATGAAAAAGCGCTACTTACAATTGCTGATGCAAATATTACAACACTCATTGCATCATTAGTATTGTTTAGCTTCGGTACAGGAGCCATTAAGGGTTTTGCTGTTACCCTTTCAATTGGAATCATTACTTCAATGTTTACCGCCATTATCGTATCAAGAGCGGTAATTAATTTAATTTATGGCGGTAAAAAAGTTGAGGAGTTGTCAATATGA
- the secF gene encoding protein translocase subunit SecF produces the protein MSIRSLNIPVIDFVSKRKYAMIFSAILLIVSIASIGFQGLKFGIDFTGGTLIELGYDKTADLEDIRSKLESANYSGTNVQYFGSDTEVLIQLEPQAVTSAKLSSSIIRMLGEDVDVRRVEFVGPKVGEELTNDGGLAMLYALIGILIYVAFRFEYRFALGSIAALVHDVIITLGVFSLLQIEFDLTVLAAILAVIGYSLNDTIVVFDRIRENFLATRHIEPKPIINEALNQTLSRTLMTSFTTLIVLLALFYLGGEVIHSFAGALLIGVIIGTYSSIYVASSMILALGISKEDMLPSEKEQKEIDARP, from the coding sequence ATGAGTATTAGATCATTAAATATTCCAGTTATCGACTTTGTTAGTAAACGCAAGTATGCAATGATTTTCTCAGCAATTTTGCTGATAGTTTCAATTGCATCTATTGGTTTTCAAGGGTTAAAGTTTGGTATTGACTTTACAGGTGGAACGCTTATAGAGTTGGGTTATGATAAAACAGCAGATTTAGAAGATATTAGATCAAAACTTGAATCTGCTAATTACTCAGGAACAAATGTGCAATATTTTGGTTCTGATACGGAGGTTTTAATTCAACTAGAACCACAAGCTGTAACAAGTGCAAAATTAAGTTCTTCAATTATTAGAATGCTTGGGGAAGATGTTGATGTAAGAAGGGTTGAGTTTGTTGGACCTAAAGTAGGTGAAGAATTAACTAATGATGGTGGTTTAGCAATGCTTTATGCGCTCATTGGGATTTTAATTTACGTTGCATTTCGATTTGAATATCGATTTGCTTTAGGATCAATTGCTGCTCTAGTCCATGACGTGATTATTACCTTAGGAGTTTTTTCTCTACTTCAGATAGAGTTTGACTTAACAGTGTTAGCTGCAATCCTGGCAGTAATTGGCTATTCACTAAATGATACTATAGTAGTATTTGATAGAATTAGAGAGAACTTTTTAGCTACTCGCCATATAGAGCCAAAACCAATTATAAATGAGGCTCTTAATCAAACATTATCAAGAACTTTGATGACGTCATTCACAACGTTGATAGTTCTTCTTGCGCTATTTTATTTAGGAGGTGAGGTTATTCATAGTTTTGCTGGCGCCCTTCTAATTGGAGTTATTATTGGTACTTACTCATCAATTTATGTTGCAAGTTCTATGATTTTAGCTCTTGGAATTTCTAAGGAAGATATGCTTCCTTCGGAGAAAGAGCAAAAAGAGATTGACGCTAGGCCATAG
- a CDS encoding Tat pathway signal protein, with amino-acid sequence MVNLFKKVIFYLIVGLLLNSAVYSEDSFFDDEVIFEDSDEGFDEWSDDSDIFGEDELEIEKPFSWLDLGVSQKWGFNPASDYTISMERTELKLGTSGSISDSGYGEIEIKATKYWPSDSNYATESSDIEVEKAFVQFSFDDWSTKLGRHTIGWGELEGGALDVINPSGGFTDPSMISQWFLSATRYFDSSDLSFFYNTNPRVIKSTLFTLKNKSYDEFGVRYGMSAEGGDTAIYLAQLVPNNALINLSDGLVYATPYHLLGFGMNKAFDDYLLKFDLAYKQNLQHNRLGQFVKTNRIDWDLAFDIQKNDRTIVLSINSQYLLDFNNDYLTPTTIGGVSTDRNNMTYMSRISDKFGDSDWSWNASHSILSNNDLSMSSAGIDWDINDNWKASFGALYADAKPDRALSIYDEYQRVSLEVNFQY; translated from the coding sequence ATGGTAAATTTATTTAAAAAAGTCATTTTTTATTTAATAGTTGGCCTACTTTTAAATTCTGCTGTTTATTCTGAAGACTCTTTTTTTGACGATGAGGTTATCTTTGAAGATTCTGATGAAGGCTTTGATGAGTGGTCAGATGATAGTGATATTTTTGGGGAAGATGAATTAGAAATTGAAAAACCTTTTTCCTGGTTAGATCTTGGAGTTTCACAGAAATGGGGTTTTAATCCTGCAAGTGATTACACTATCTCAATGGAGAGAACTGAGTTGAAGCTTGGAACTAGTGGTTCGATCTCAGATTCAGGATATGGTGAAATAGAAATAAAGGCTACTAAGTATTGGCCTAGTGATAGTAATTATGCTACAGAGTCTAGTGACATAGAGGTTGAAAAAGCGTTTGTTCAGTTCAGTTTTGATGATTGGAGTACAAAATTAGGTCGTCATACAATTGGTTGGGGTGAGTTAGAGGGAGGTGCACTTGATGTTATCAATCCTTCAGGTGGATTTACAGATCCATCTATGATTTCCCAATGGTTTTTAAGTGCCACTCGATACTTTGATAGTAGTGATCTAAGTTTCTTTTATAACACCAATCCTAGAGTTATAAAAAGCACACTTTTTACTCTAAAAAATAAAAGCTATGATGAGTTTGGAGTGCGATATGGAATGAGTGCCGAGGGAGGTGATACGGCTATTTATTTAGCTCAATTAGTGCCAAATAATGCACTCATCAATCTTTCTGATGGATTAGTTTATGCGACTCCATATCACTTATTAGGTTTTGGAATGAACAAAGCATTTGATGACTATTTATTAAAGTTTGATCTAGCATATAAACAAAATCTTCAGCATAATCGTCTCGGACAGTTTGTCAAAACTAACAGAATAGACTGGGATTTAGCCTTTGATATTCAAAAAAATGATAGGACGATAGTTCTCTCAATTAATTCTCAGTACTTGTTGGATTTTAATAATGATTATTTAACGCCAACAACAATTGGTGGTGTTAGCACAGACAGAAATAATATGACATATATGTCAAGAATTAGTGACAAGTTTGGAGATTCAGATTGGAGCTGGAATGCCTCCCATTCAATACTATCTAATAATGATTTATCGATGTCATCTGCTGGAATTGACTGGGATATTAATGATAACTGGAAAGCATCTTTCGGTGCTTTATATGCAGATGCTAAACCAGATCGAGCACTCAGTATCTACGATGAATATCAAAGAGTAAGTCTAGAAGTTAATTTTCAGTATTAG
- the serS gene encoding serine--tRNA ligase: MLDSKLLRGNIDFVVEQLKRRDFSFDVNEFNKLEDKRKVIQVETQDLQNLRNTKSKLIGQVKSSGEDIKPLLAEVSDLGQKLDNAKSALNAIQLEIDKIIMAIPNIPHPSVPEGTSEDDNLELLKWGEPKKFSFEAKDHVDLGEPLGLDFSTAAKISGSRFVVITGKLAKLQRALTQFMLDHHTEKNGYTETYTPYLVNSDSLTGTGQLPKFEADLFKTHLHGEEGEAKALYLIPTAEVPVTNIVRDSIIKDTDLPLKYVAHTPCFRSEAGSYGRDTRGLIRQHQFEKVELVQISKPEKSYEILEELTEDAEGILKLLELPYRKVLLCTGDLGFSSAKTYDLEVWLPGQEAYREISSCSCFEDFQARRMQLRWKSPTTKDTEFLHTLNGSGLAVGRTLVAVIENYQNADGSITIPEVLQAYMGGLTKIK; the protein is encoded by the coding sequence ATGTTAGATAGTAAGCTTTTAAGAGGAAATATTGATTTTGTAGTTGAGCAGCTAAAGAGAAGAGATTTTTCTTTTGACGTAAATGAGTTTAATAAACTAGAGGATAAAAGAAAAGTCATACAAGTTGAAACTCAAGATTTACAAAATTTACGTAATACAAAATCAAAATTAATCGGACAAGTAAAGAGTAGTGGAGAAGATATTAAACCACTCCTAGCAGAGGTCTCAGATTTAGGTCAAAAACTTGATAATGCCAAGTCAGCTCTCAATGCGATTCAGCTCGAGATTGATAAAATTATTATGGCGATTCCAAATATACCCCACCCATCTGTCCCAGAGGGGACTAGTGAGGATGATAACCTTGAATTATTAAAATGGGGTGAGCCAAAAAAGTTTAGTTTTGAAGCAAAAGATCATGTCGATCTGGGTGAGCCACTTGGTTTAGATTTTTCAACGGCAGCTAAGATTTCAGGCTCAAGATTTGTCGTTATAACTGGTAAGCTTGCAAAACTTCAGCGTGCTTTAACACAGTTTATGCTGGACCATCATACTGAGAAGAATGGTTACACAGAAACTTATACTCCTTACTTAGTTAATTCAGATTCACTTACAGGAACTGGGCAATTACCAAAGTTTGAGGCTGACTTATTTAAAACCCATCTTCATGGCGAAGAGGGAGAAGCAAAGGCATTATATTTAATTCCAACTGCTGAAGTTCCTGTTACTAATATTGTCCGTGATTCAATTATTAAGGATACTGACCTTCCTCTTAAGTATGTTGCTCATACTCCATGCTTCCGATCTGAGGCCGGCTCATACGGAAGAGATACAAGAGGATTAATACGACAACATCAATTTGAGAAAGTTGAGTTAGTTCAAATATCTAAACCTGAAAAATCTTATGAAATTCTTGAGGAGCTAACAGAAGATGCCGAAGGTATCCTTAAATTATTAGAGTTACCTTATCGTAAAGTACTTTTATGTACGGGAGATTTAGGTTTTTCTTCTGCCAAAACTTATGATCTTGAGGTGTGGCTTCCAGGCCAAGAGGCTTATCGAGAAATTTCATCTTGCTCATGTTTTGAAGATTTTCAGGCTAGAAGAATGCAGCTCAGATGGAAGAGTCCAACAACAAAAGATACTGAGTTTCTTCACACACTCAATGGTTCAGGCTTAGCAGTTGGTAGGACTTTAGTTGCTGTAATTGAGAATTACCAAAATGCCGATGGAAGTATTACTATTCCAGAAGTCTTACAGGCATACATGGGCGGCTTAACTAAGATAAAATAA
- the fabB gene encoding beta-ketoacyl-ACP synthase I: protein MNRVVITGMGIVSSLGANKSEVLNSLKTSKSGIEFSEKYAEMGLRSHVHGSVSEIDTTEVIDRKMLRFMADAAIYNAIALDEAIKQSGLTEEMISNERSGLIMGSGGASNINVVEAADILRERGIKRVGPYRVPRTMGSTTSACLSTLFKIKGVNYSISSACSTSAHCIGNAMEQIQLGKQDVVFAGGGEELDWSTSMLFDSMGALSSKYNDAPEAASRAFDANRDGFVISGGGGALILESLDHAAARGATIIAELVGYGATSDGYDMVAPSGEGAKRCMEIATSTINGSIDYINAHGTSTPVGDVKELQAIKKVFSNSELPLIGSTKSLSGHALGAAGVNESIYSLLMLQNDFVAESVNIETLDEEAKGMPIVREIKDIKLNRVLSNSFGFGGTNACLVFERFNQ from the coding sequence ATGAATCGAGTCGTCATTACTGGAATGGGCATTGTTAGTAGCTTAGGTGCTAATAAATCAGAAGTTCTAAATTCTTTAAAAACCTCAAAGTCTGGTATTGAGTTTAGCGAAAAGTACGCAGAGATGGGACTGAGATCTCATGTCCATGGTTCAGTTTCAGAAATTGATACAACTGAAGTTATAGATCGTAAAATGCTTCGATTTATGGCTGATGCAGCAATATATAACGCTATTGCTCTTGATGAAGCCATCAAACAGTCTGGGTTGACTGAAGAAATGATCTCAAATGAACGTTCAGGTTTAATTATGGGTTCTGGGGGTGCTTCAAATATAAATGTTGTTGAGGCTGCTGATATTTTAAGAGAAAGAGGTATAAAACGTGTTGGTCCATATCGTGTTCCAAGAACTATGGGGTCAACAACTTCGGCCTGTCTTTCAACACTATTCAAAATAAAGGGGGTTAATTATTCAATTAGCTCAGCCTGCTCAACAAGTGCTCACTGTATTGGTAACGCAATGGAACAAATTCAACTAGGAAAGCAAGATGTTGTTTTTGCAGGTGGTGGTGAGGAATTAGACTGGTCAACTTCAATGCTATTTGACTCTATGGGTGCACTTTCTTCAAAATACAATGATGCGCCTGAGGCTGCATCAAGAGCATTTGATGCTAACCGTGATGGCTTTGTAATTTCAGGTGGGGGCGGTGCACTTATTCTTGAATCTTTAGATCATGCTGCAGCTCGAGGAGCAACAATAATTGCTGAACTTGTTGGCTATGGTGCAACTTCAGATGGTTATGATATGGTAGCTCCATCTGGTGAAGGAGCAAAGCGTTGTATGGAGATTGCAACTAGCACTATTAATGGTTCTATTGACTATATTAATGCCCATGGAACATCAACACCAGTGGGTGATGTTAAAGAGTTACAAGCTATTAAAAAAGTTTTTAGTAATTCAGAGTTGCCATTAATTGGATCTACCAAATCTCTTTCTGGCCATGCATTAGGAGCTGCAGGGGTAAATGAATCTATATATTCATTATTGATGCTTCAAAATGATTTTGTAGCTGAGTCAGTTAATATAGAAACTCTTGATGAAGAGGCCAAAGGTATGCCAATTGTTAGAGAAATAAAAGATATAAAACTCAATAGAGTCTTATCAAATAGCTTTGGTTTTGGAGGAACTAATGCTTGCCTTGTTTTTGAAAGGTTTAATCAATAA
- a CDS encoding RND family transporter yields the protein MKNLLLSLNKYFAKVPAQLIPYRKTVILLALLSTIFMGFGASRFVLDTSFDVWFTESDPAIEALDEFRDQFGSDDGLFIVYEAKDGDVFSNKSLRYISEITEVLDNYEQISDEVWLEKYGLTPDIVESLTHVKRVQSLTNIRIQKNEDDVLSSPRLVPKNIPNDSIVLSEISSEADDQPSLPLFMFSKDHRYGAISIKTDFGAIPIVQEIDDDFSLFSDDDWSDDFDAGIDDNAVVQKIEYQSDEPALYIPFMKAITAITEQPKMLEHFNFYPIGNSAMISLAMDTLIQAAFLLVGMVVIINLLLWTLFRSASAVVLPQLAIGLSILFVIGGLSWLNLASTTLIALTVMLIIAVGVADCVHVMSSYLFFRKDGKDHDDALSKAYGKTGVPILLTTITTMAGMSSLAATGMPMFVQFGLSSAAGVFFAFLYTIYLLPVLLNYWHPLQAKKIKKPDEKRKIGIKSMALLIKSKALSFGCFFVNPLMKGAKKIGLVWLLSAEWLQPLLDRIPSFVERFRYAIAMIFIGVFVICLYGATQVKIDSNLVELYSDDVPIGQAYEIVDENMMGTGNMVIVVDTARSDGIMDPEVLNSMDRLQNKIEESYSEYIIRTNSLADLVIDTHAIMQNSEDYRNIPETQIAVSQLLYLFNSSNPEERRALVSDDYSKSHISVQLRNAGSNEYKEFFKDIQLDINKEFNGLKDRYPDLKVQITGSFALMMRLADDISKNQFKSLAIAAVVISLLLMVTLGSLQAGVMSIVPNLIPATLAFGLMGLLGVPLDTDTLMIAPLIIGIAVDDTIHFISHYRMSLAQNHNMKLALVETIKEVGQAVTFTTLILGCGFLMLTFSDYLGLAKIGGFGSLAIFVALLCDLLFFPALIMIFKPKFGQKDVDDNLNFIEVAK from the coding sequence ATGAAAAATCTTCTACTCTCTTTAAATAAGTATTTTGCAAAAGTACCTGCTCAATTAATACCCTATCGAAAAACAGTCATTCTTTTAGCCCTGCTTTCAACTATTTTTATGGGTTTTGGCGCTTCACGTTTTGTTTTAGATACCTCATTTGATGTTTGGTTTACTGAGTCTGATCCAGCTATAGAAGCTTTAGATGAATTTCGAGACCAGTTTGGAAGTGATGACGGCTTATTCATTGTTTATGAAGCTAAAGATGGTGATGTATTTTCAAATAAATCCTTACGATATATTTCAGAAATAACTGAGGTTCTTGATAATTATGAGCAAATAAGTGATGAAGTATGGCTTGAAAAGTATGGCTTAACTCCTGATATTGTTGAGTCTCTGACTCACGTCAAGCGAGTTCAATCTTTAACTAATATTAGAATTCAAAAAAATGAAGATGATGTCTTAAGCTCACCACGTCTGGTTCCTAAAAATATCCCTAACGACTCAATAGTACTCAGTGAAATAAGTTCAGAGGCAGATGATCAACCAAGTTTGCCGCTCTTTATGTTTTCAAAAGACCACCGCTATGGTGCAATTTCTATTAAGACTGATTTTGGAGCTATTCCAATTGTGCAGGAGATAGATGATGATTTTTCACTATTCTCTGATGATGATTGGAGTGACGATTTTGATGCTGGAATTGATGATAATGCTGTAGTTCAAAAAATTGAATATCAATCGGATGAGCCAGCACTTTATATTCCTTTTATGAAGGCTATCACAGCAATAACAGAGCAGCCAAAGATGCTTGAGCACTTCAACTTTTATCCAATTGGTAATTCGGCAATGATTTCTTTAGCGATGGATACACTTATTCAAGCTGCATTTTTATTGGTAGGTATGGTGGTAATTATTAACCTTCTATTATGGACATTGTTTCGCTCTGCAAGTGCAGTTGTTCTTCCACAACTTGCAATTGGCCTAAGTATTCTATTTGTCATTGGTGGACTCAGTTGGTTAAATTTGGCATCAACAACTCTAATTGCCCTTACTGTCATGCTGATTATTGCTGTAGGCGTAGCCGATTGTGTTCATGTAATGAGCTCTTATTTATTTTTTAGAAAGGATGGTAAAGATCATGATGATGCCTTGTCAAAGGCTTACGGTAAAACTGGAGTGCCAATCCTTTTAACAACAATAACTACGATGGCAGGAATGTCATCATTGGCTGCAACTGGAATGCCAATGTTTGTCCAGTTTGGACTTTCATCTGCCGCAGGTGTCTTTTTTGCTTTCTTATACACAATATATTTACTGCCTGTATTGCTTAATTATTGGCACCCACTGCAAGCTAAAAAGATAAAAAAACCAGACGAAAAGAGAAAAATTGGCATAAAGTCAATGGCGCTATTAATAAAATCAAAGGCCTTAAGCTTTGGATGTTTTTTTGTTAATCCATTGATGAAAGGTGCAAAAAAAATTGGCTTAGTTTGGCTTCTAAGTGCCGAATGGCTGCAACCATTATTAGATAGAATTCCTAGTTTTGTTGAGCGTTTTCGATATGCTATTGCAATGATTTTTATTGGCGTATTTGTTATATGTTTATACGGCGCAACTCAAGTAAAAATTGATTCTAATCTAGTTGAGCTTTATTCTGATGATGTGCCAATTGGTCAAGCATATGAAATTGTTGATGAGAACATGATGGGAACTGGAAATATGGTCATAGTGGTAGATACTGCAAGATCAGATGGAATTATGGACCCTGAGGTATTGAATTCAATGGATAGACTCCAAAATAAAATTGAAGAAAGTTATAGTGAGTATATTATTCGTACAAATTCTTTGGCAGACTTAGTAATAGATACACATGCCATTATGCAAAACTCTGAGGATTACCGTAATATCCCTGAGACTCAGATTGCAGTGTCACAATTACTTTATTTATTCAATAGTTCTAACCCTGAGGAGCGACGAGCCCTTGTCAGTGACGACTATAGTAAGAGTCACATAAGTGTTCAATTAAGAAATGCAGGATCTAATGAATATAAAGAGTTTTTTAAAGATATTCAGCTTGATATAAATAAAGAATTTAATGGATTAAAAGATCGTTATCCTGATTTAAAAGTTCAGATTACTGGCTCTTTTGCATTAATGATGAGGCTTGCTGATGACATCAGTAAAAATCAGTTTAAGAGCTTAGCCATCGCTGCCGTTGTTATAAGTTTATTATTAATGGTAACACTTGGTTCATTACAGGCTGGAGTTATGTCGATTGTTCCCAATTTAATTCCAGCTACCCTGGCATTTGGATTGATGGGTTTGCTTGGAGTTCCACTAGATACTGATACGCTAATGATTGCCCCTTTAATTATTGGTATTGCAGTTGATGACACTATTCACTTTATTAGTCATTATAGAATGTCGCTTGCCCAAAATCATAATATGAAGCTTGCACTTGTAGAGACTATAAAGGAGGTTGGGCAGGCTGTGACATTCACAACACTAATTTTGGGCTGTGGATTTTTAATGCTTACCTTCAGTGACTATTTAGGCCTAGCTAAAATTGGTGGGTTTGGTTCTTTAGCAATATTTGTTGCACTTCTTTGTGACTTATTGTTTTTTCCAGCATTGATAATGATATTTAAGCCTAAATTTGGCCAGAAAGACGTAGATGATAATTTAAATTTTATAGAGGTTGCAAAATGA
- a CDS encoding outer membrane lipoprotein-sorting protein, which produces MNRLILNNLKSNLFIALISIFFILCSSITIAETKLTALEIMEKVDEESRKSTDSAFTRMKLTSCKYGKKDGKIKCAEKARIKLVESAQINTGDDNQDTKSVSIILEPASEKGIGMLSYSYDDSDRDNETWLYLSALGKVKRISVRNSDDEETESASIFGTEMTTEDQETGKLDDYTYELLEQGKFRGREVAVIESTPKPYRLSKSSYGKTQSWIDTERFISLKVQMFDKYNNPIKRLEVGKVEKINDVWMGRSLTFFNTVSNRLTNMKLEAINFDMDIQEDFLTQRALTDQAFREKYLKDLRKQAK; this is translated from the coding sequence ATGAACAGACTAATTCTTAATAACTTAAAATCAAACCTTTTTATAGCTCTAATAAGTATATTTTTTATACTTTGTAGTTCAATCACGATTGCAGAAACTAAACTCACTGCCTTGGAAATTATGGAAAAGGTTGATGAAGAAAGTCGTAAGTCAACTGATTCAGCATTCACTCGAATGAAGCTTACTTCTTGTAAGTATGGGAAAAAGGATGGCAAGATTAAGTGCGCTGAAAAGGCGCGTATTAAATTAGTAGAAAGTGCCCAAATAAATACGGGCGATGATAATCAAGATACAAAGAGTGTTTCAATTATTCTTGAGCCAGCAAGTGAAAAAGGAATTGGTATGCTATCTTATAGTTATGATGATAGTGATCGAGATAATGAAACATGGTTATACCTCTCTGCACTTGGCAAAGTTAAAAGAATAAGTGTAAGAAACAGTGATGATGAAGAAACTGAATCTGCAAGTATTTTTGGGACTGAAATGACAACAGAAGACCAAGAGACTGGAAAACTTGATGACTATACATACGAATTATTGGAGCAAGGTAAGTTTAGAGGCCGAGAGGTGGCAGTAATTGAGTCAACGCCTAAGCCATATCGACTTAGTAAAAGTAGCTATGGAAAAACACAGAGTTGGATTGATACTGAAAGATTTATAAGTCTGAAAGTACAAATGTTTGATAAATACAATAATCCAATTAAGAGGCTTGAGGTTGGAAAAGTTGAAAAAATTAATGATGTTTGGATGGGAAGAAGTTTGACATTTTTTAATACAGTTAGTAATCGGTTGACAAATATGAAGCTTGAAGCTATCAATTTTGATATGGATATCCAGGAAGATTTTTTAACTCAAAGAGCATTAACTGATCAAGCTTTTAGAGAGAAGTATCTAAAAGATCTTCGTAAGCAAGCGAAATAA
- the yajC gene encoding preprotein translocase subunit YajC, translating to MNLPPELFLIAMFVLMYFLLIRPQQKRAKDHKNLLKELKKGDEVVTNGGVIGKITAVDESFAEIEIASGVSVKVQKQGINQKMPKGSIKPMTKSSSKAKAKDKKEIAK from the coding sequence ATGAATTTACCCCCAGAACTATTTTTGATAGCAATGTTTGTGCTGATGTATTTTTTATTAATCAGACCTCAACAAAAGCGCGCTAAGGATCATAAGAATCTTCTCAAAGAACTTAAAAAAGGTGATGAAGTAGTTACCAATGGCGGAGTGATAGGAAAAATTACTGCGGTTGATGAGTCTTTTGCTGAGATAGAGATTGCTTCAGGTGTCTCTGTCAAAGTTCAAAAGCAAGGAATTAATCAAAAGATGCCAAAAGGTAGTATCAAGCCAATGACTAAGTCAAGTTCTAAAGCTAAGGCTAAAGATAAAAAAGAAATAGCAAAATAA